In Paenibacillus hexagrammi, the following are encoded in one genomic region:
- a CDS encoding AraC family transcriptional regulator: MRIEQLPSGLEHSVSGTILPDLHVSFRLFAAHRRKVSAKWSFPEHKHALYEINLVLQGAQHMRVEGKDYKQKTGDLMWILPNQKHASLGAADSHTMEYVCLHFEVDDPWLRGQFNQFDRSLYIAGSDLERAVRPILDDVAEAAKEGDSAAGNLKLLTLHASFRLFSALSELLLRSEQRQASSHAGTTELAAQLAACIEQVWAEEGSADTTDLETFRIEQIAEQLGYSTTHCNRVFHKAYGISPRQYLSMIKLRRAKLLLMDPALTIEQIAEQLGYKDLSQFSKQFKRWTSMSPSAYRHLSY; encoded by the coding sequence TTGCGAATCGAACAACTTCCTTCGGGACTTGAACATAGTGTGAGCGGAACCATTCTGCCTGATCTTCACGTATCGTTTCGACTGTTTGCTGCTCACCGCCGCAAGGTTAGTGCAAAATGGTCATTTCCAGAGCATAAGCATGCTTTATATGAAATCAATCTCGTGCTGCAAGGCGCGCAGCATATGCGTGTAGAAGGCAAAGATTATAAACAAAAAACAGGGGACCTCATGTGGATTCTCCCGAATCAAAAACATGCCAGCCTGGGTGCGGCTGACAGTCATACGATGGAATATGTGTGTCTGCATTTTGAGGTGGATGATCCCTGGCTTCGCGGCCAGTTCAATCAATTTGACAGGAGCCTCTATATAGCAGGCTCGGATCTGGAACGAGCGGTAAGGCCCATTCTGGACGACGTTGCTGAAGCTGCCAAAGAAGGCGACTCGGCAGCCGGAAACCTGAAGCTGCTTACACTGCACGCTTCATTCCGCTTGTTCAGCGCCTTGAGCGAGCTGCTGCTTCGTTCCGAACAGCGTCAAGCTTCAAGCCATGCAGGAACAACCGAGCTGGCCGCTCAGCTTGCAGCCTGCATCGAGCAGGTGTGGGCTGAGGAAGGGAGCGCGGATACCACCGATTTGGAAACGTTCCGAATCGAGCAGATTGCCGAGCAGCTCGGGTACAGTACCACTCACTGCAACCGTGTGTTTCACAAAGCCTATGGCATTTCGCCTAGGCAGTACCTCAGCATGATCAAGCTGCGCCGCGCGAAGCTCCTGCTGATGGACCCTGCCCTGACCATTGAGCAAATCGCCGAGCAGCTAGGCTATAAAGATTTATCCCAGTTCAGCAAGCAATTCAAGCGTTGGACAAGTATGTCGCCCAGCGCTTACAGGCACCTGTCGTATTGA
- a CDS encoding glycoside hydrolase family 52 protein — protein MPANQFFNAHHSPIGAFASFTLGFPGKSGGFDLEQARPPGQNIYIGLESKAGGSYDTLPFFEAVGDESARYDIENPDPNPNKPKIIFPISKDSIERDFHVGTDTWRAGDLEFCLLSPVQAVPDPAQANDDELRLALVPAVLAELTVDNTQGTASRRAFFGYQGSDPYSSMRRLDDTCDGIAGVGQGRITALVSKDEGVRSALHFSIEDILSVHPAENLTFGLGTVGALFMDTPAGEKRTYRFAICFHRSGIVTAGHDASYTYARLFKNIEAVAGYALDNFEQLAAVAVASNDKIDSSGLSDDQKFMLSHAIRSYYGNTQLLDMDGEPFWIVNEGEYRMMNTFDLTVDQLFYELEMNPWTVKNELDMFSKRFSYEDRVCFPGDPTEYPGGISFTHDMGVANTISRPHYSSYELYGLDGCFSHMTHEQLVNWILCGAVYVTHTNDQEWLQNNLSQFDACLQSMLNRDNPNLELRNGIMALDSTRTMGGAEITTYDSLDVSLGQSRNNIYMAGKCWASYVALEKIFAENGRSDLAEIASEQALKCATTLVGFVTEQGYIPAVVGEGNDSKIIPAIEGLVFPYFTGCSDALDINGRYGFYIQALKKHLDTVLVPEVCLFPDGGWKLSSTSNNSWLSKIYLCQFVARQILGLPWEEQGAAADAAHVQWLTHPTLSMWSWSDQIISGEIQGSKYYPRGVTGILWLQEDRYAKTSN, from the coding sequence ATGCCAGCCAATCAATTTTTCAATGCGCATCATTCGCCGATCGGCGCATTTGCAAGCTTTACACTGGGCTTCCCCGGCAAAAGCGGAGGCTTTGATTTGGAACAAGCTCGCCCGCCTGGACAAAACATTTATATCGGCTTGGAGAGCAAAGCAGGAGGGTCTTACGATACGTTACCGTTCTTCGAAGCTGTTGGGGACGAGAGTGCCCGATACGACATCGAGAACCCGGATCCGAACCCGAATAAACCTAAAATTATCTTTCCGATTTCCAAAGATAGCATCGAGCGAGATTTTCACGTAGGTACAGATACATGGCGTGCTGGAGACCTAGAGTTTTGTTTGCTTTCTCCTGTGCAAGCGGTTCCAGATCCGGCTCAAGCCAACGATGACGAGCTTCGCCTTGCATTAGTGCCTGCCGTACTCGCTGAGCTGACTGTCGATAACACACAAGGAACTGCCTCCAGAAGGGCATTTTTCGGCTACCAGGGTTCTGACCCGTACAGCTCCATGCGCAGATTGGATGATACATGTGACGGGATCGCCGGGGTAGGACAAGGCCGCATTACAGCACTCGTGTCCAAAGATGAAGGAGTCCGCTCAGCGCTGCATTTCAGCATCGAGGACATTTTGTCCGTCCATCCGGCAGAAAATCTCACGTTTGGCTTAGGCACGGTAGGCGCCCTCTTCATGGACACACCAGCCGGGGAAAAAAGAACGTATCGGTTCGCCATATGCTTCCATCGCTCCGGCATCGTTACTGCGGGCCACGACGCCTCCTATACGTATGCCCGTCTGTTTAAGAACATCGAAGCTGTTGCCGGCTACGCGCTGGACAATTTTGAGCAGCTTGCAGCCGTGGCTGTCGCTTCCAATGACAAAATCGATTCATCGGGGCTGTCGGACGATCAGAAGTTTATGCTGTCTCATGCGATTCGCAGCTATTACGGAAATACCCAACTCCTTGACATGGACGGCGAGCCGTTCTGGATTGTCAATGAAGGTGAATATCGCATGATGAACACGTTTGACTTAACGGTTGACCAATTGTTTTATGAGCTGGAGATGAATCCATGGACGGTCAAAAATGAACTCGATATGTTCTCCAAACGCTTCAGCTACGAAGACCGCGTGTGCTTCCCTGGCGATCCGACTGAATATCCGGGCGGCATTAGCTTTACCCACGATATGGGGGTCGCTAATACAATCTCCAGACCGCACTATTCCTCCTATGAGCTGTACGGCTTGGACGGATGCTTCTCTCACATGACCCATGAGCAGCTGGTGAACTGGATTTTGTGCGGGGCGGTTTATGTAACACATACCAACGATCAGGAGTGGCTGCAAAACAATCTGTCGCAGTTTGATGCCTGCCTGCAAAGCATGCTGAACCGCGATAACCCGAATCTTGAGTTGCGCAACGGTATCATGGCGCTAGACAGCACGCGCACGATGGGCGGAGCGGAAATTACGACGTATGACAGCCTCGATGTATCTTTGGGCCAGTCCCGCAACAATATATATATGGCGGGGAAATGCTGGGCGTCGTATGTGGCGCTAGAAAAGATTTTTGCGGAAAACGGCCGCAGCGACCTTGCGGAAATTGCAAGCGAACAGGCACTGAAGTGTGCAACAACGCTAGTGGGCTTCGTCACCGAGCAAGGCTATATCCCTGCGGTAGTAGGCGAGGGCAATGATTCCAAAATTATTCCAGCTATTGAAGGTCTGGTATTCCCGTACTTTACGGGCTGTAGTGATGCGCTAGACATCAATGGACGTTACGGTTTTTACATCCAAGCGCTTAAAAAGCATCTGGATACTGTGCTTGTTCCTGAGGTTTGCCTGTTCCCTGACGGCGGTTGGAAGCTTTCCTCGACAAGCAACAATTCCTGGTTGAGTAAAATTTATCTGTGCCAATTCGTAGCACGTCAAATTCTTGGACTACCGTGGGAGGAGCAAGGTGCAGCTGCAGATGCTGCGCATGTACAATGGCTCACGCATCCAACTCTATCCATGTGGAGCTGGAGCGACCAAATCATTTCCGGGGAAATTCAAGGCAGCAAGTATTATCCGCGCGGCGTCACGGGAATCCTGTGGCTGCAGGAGGATCGCTACGCTAAGACGTCCAACTAA
- a CDS encoding DUF3055 domain-containing protein, whose product MSEFDFLYDHREETTTRFVCFIGESMHRFDLALMTTTRFYGKKMVIDLQTGRSAVIGPDDLAEEGYLEYAYKIGEEEAEELRSFLSEVIGSIHFTDI is encoded by the coding sequence ATGTCTGAATTTGATTTTTTGTATGACCATAGAGAAGAAACAACGACACGCTTTGTCTGCTTTATTGGAGAATCCATGCACAGATTTGATCTGGCGCTAATGACAACAACCCGATTCTACGGTAAGAAAATGGTGATTGACCTGCAAACAGGCAGAAGCGCTGTAATCGGTCCGGATGATTTAGCAGAAGAAGGATACCTGGAGTATGCCTACAAGATCGGGGAAGAAGAAGCAGAAGAGCTACGCTCTTTCTTGAGCGAAGTCATAGGCTCCATTCATTTCACGGATATTTAA
- a CDS encoding HRDC domain-containing protein: MNVVFMNTLEKETGENRVLTAQISIAESQGVWHVLWKNTPMPGAADQELWYEGVSWDEMLSAFRQGLRDKIRNGYRPLIHTEWDSGQGLTGKARMTQMLAYYCEANPNEELFESLRSWRREQAAREGKAPYILATNRVLRMISVFQPRTIEELLQIPGFGEQKAAMYGNDLITITADLPRITEFPLDWVARMIDTNQFEAWLTAQKEQNLRVELDREANKRKLLEIVAGGGSLSDLQEGLSLQRRELLLWVEDLDREGYDMEPLIEAELHEVAEEDQIKAWNAFETEGHRYLKPVLQRIVAMEEMKGKELDRAYEWLRLLRLRFRREKESADVSATSQAAS, from the coding sequence ATGAACGTTGTATTTATGAACACATTGGAAAAAGAAACTGGAGAGAACCGGGTTCTTACCGCTCAAATTTCTATCGCGGAGTCGCAAGGTGTCTGGCATGTGTTGTGGAAGAACACTCCTATGCCGGGTGCAGCGGATCAAGAGCTGTGGTACGAAGGTGTTAGCTGGGACGAGATGCTGTCGGCCTTTCGGCAAGGCTTAAGAGATAAGATCCGTAACGGTTATAGGCCGCTAATCCATACGGAATGGGATTCGGGTCAAGGTCTGACAGGGAAGGCTAGGATGACGCAGATGCTTGCCTACTACTGTGAAGCTAATCCTAATGAAGAGCTGTTTGAAAGCTTACGTAGCTGGAGAAGAGAACAAGCTGCCCGCGAGGGGAAAGCGCCGTACATCCTCGCAACCAACCGTGTTTTACGAATGATTTCCGTTTTTCAGCCTCGCACAATCGAAGAACTGCTGCAGATTCCCGGCTTTGGTGAACAAAAAGCAGCGATGTACGGAAACGATCTGATTACCATTACAGCGGATCTTCCTCGCATAACCGAATTTCCGCTCGATTGGGTAGCTAGAATGATCGACACGAATCAGTTTGAAGCATGGCTGACAGCGCAGAAGGAGCAAAATCTGCGGGTAGAACTCGACAGAGAAGCTAATAAGCGGAAGCTTCTTGAAATTGTAGCAGGTGGCGGGTCACTGAGCGATCTGCAAGAGGGGTTGTCTTTACAGCGCCGAGAGCTGTTATTATGGGTCGAAGACCTTGACAGGGAAGGCTACGATATGGAACCTCTTATCGAAGCTGAGCTTCACGAGGTCGCAGAGGAGGACCAGATTAAAGCGTGGAACGCCTTCGAAACGGAAGGTCATCGTTATCTCAAACCGGTGCTCCAGCGGATCGTGGCAATGGAGGAGATGAAAGGCAAAGAATTGGATCGCGCCTATGAGTGGCTAAGGCTGCTGCGTCTTCGCTTCCGTAGAGAGAAGGAAAGCGCGGATGTATCCGCCACCTCGCAGGCTGCGAGTTAA